A segment of the Salmo trutta chromosome 3, fSalTru1.1, whole genome shotgun sequence genome:
GTTCACTCTGTCTCTTCCTATGGTCAGATAGGACAGTCAGTTTGAAAGTAAAATCCTtgcctttgtctctgtctgtatctgtctctggatCTTTCTCTGGATCTTTCTCTGAATCTGTCTCTGGATCTgtttctgtatctgtctctgaatctgtctctggatctgtttctgtatctgtctctggatctgtctctggatctgtctctgtatctgccTCTGGATCtggatctgtctctgtttctgtctctggatctgtctctgtatctgtctctggatctggatctgtctctggatctttctctgtttctgtctctggatctgtctctgtatctgcctctggatctgtctctgtatctgcctctggatctgtctctgtatctgtctctggatctggatctgtctctggatctttctctgtttctgtctctggatctgtctctgtatctgcctctggatctgtctctgtatctgtctctggatctggatttgtctctgtatctttctctggATTTGtctctggatctgtctctgtatctgcctctggatctgtctctggatctggatctgtctctgtatctttctctggatctgtttctGGATCTGTTTCTGGATCTGTCTCTGGATCtggatctgtctctgtatctttctctggatctgtttctGGATCTGTTTCTGGATCTGTCTCTGGATCTGTCTCTGGATCTGTCTCTGaatctgtatctgtctctggatctttctctgtatctttctctggatctgtctctggatctggatctgtctctgtatctttctctggatctgtttctgtatctgtctctgtatctgtctcagtatctgtctctgtatctggctctgtatctgtctctggatctttctctggatctgactctgtatctgtctctggatctttctctgtatctgtctctgtatctttctctggatctgcctctggatctgtctctgtatctgcctctgtatctgtctctgtatctgtctctggatctggatttgtctctgtatctttctctgtatctgtctctggatCTGGATCTGTCTCTGGATCGGTTTCTGGATCTGTTTCTGGATCTGTCTCTGGAtctgtctctgggtctgtctctgAATCTGTCTCTGAAtctttctctgtatctttctctggatctgtctctggatctgtctctgtatctgtctctggatctggatctgtctctgtatctttctctggatctgtttctggatctgtctctgtatctgtctctgtatttgtctctgtatctgtctcagATCCAGAGACAGATCCAGTCTCTGAATCTGTCTCTGAAtctttctctgtatctgtctctgtatctggctctgtatctgtctctggatctgtctctgaatctgtctctgtatctgtttctgtatctttctctgtatctgtctctgtatctggctctgtatctgtctctggatctgtctctgaatctgtctctgtatctgtctctgtatctttctctgtatctgtctctggatctgtctctggatctgtctctgtatctgtctctgtatctgtctctggatctgtctctggatctgtctctgtatctgtctctgtatctgtctctgtttctgtctctggaTCTGTCTCTCTACTACAACGGCTCCACGGGTGCCGGTGACGTGGGTTCTGCTGTgtttgcacagcctttcctctacagggagccaggttttctcacttagcctgtactttgtcaaggtttttctaaggttttgatcagtaaccatggtcataGTTTAccatggtgtactgtcgatttagggtcAGATAatactgcattttgctttgtgcttgtgttttgTTTTTCCCAATAATTAacgtagttttgttttgactgtgttgtaatttggtttatttttattgattggatgttctggtcctgggacttcagtgtgttagtagaacaggtttgtgaactcagatGGATGAGGGGAGTCTTTTCTTTGCTCATTTTTGGTATTGCAGGGCTTAGTAACGATATGAGCCatggtcactgtattttagatgttacCAAAtcttaattgttatttttttgtttttattattagtggatattggcctaattctgccctgcacgcattgtttgtagttttcctctggacatatAGGAGAATCTTACAAAACTTTGAATTCAGGATTTCAATAGGTTGTTAGTCCCAATGGGTGAAATGTTGTTTTGCAAGTGGATCCCACACCtcactgccataaagtgcaattgcttcaatgacacattcaattattTTTAGCacaattttaataggtatttcaatttgaattcgTTTTTTTAATGGTGCAAAATGttctgcgtgctttctctctaaattcattcactgcctcatttaGGTTTCCAGttgagcttctctctctctctctctctctctctctctctctctctctctctctgtgtgtgtgtgtaacgcagggagtggcaattgaatgcaaactTCCCCCAACAATATATTGTTAAAACATTTATAATCTCGATCTATCTaagggtaacagggttgacgtgttatgctcgacccgcTGGTGTTTTCCACCAGAAAATGACCAAAAACAGTAGAAACAACAttttaaaaggaatagtttcaccatattaaaacgagagttcagttcacataacagggttgaccttaaaatgagggacagactaaaataaatcactaatcacatgaaataaataataatcttcagaaacaACTTTGTCAAAGCAGCAAAATAACTAGGTCTTTACAAATGTGGGGAtcaagtgggttaaaatcttcctagaagtgacacAAGCTTGACGGAGGGATATGTCAAAATACTGAATTTTGGCACTGTAGCAAGCCTTTTTCATATTCAAAatcagatttattgaattctccatgtggtctatattaaagggcacttccatttaatataacaggcttttaaaatccaatattggtgcacaatttctacttaaaacgTCAAAGGGCACTAATTTCATGGCACTCATTTTGTGAAAAGGAACGACCCAGTACTGTTCTAaactccatcccaaatggcaccctattccctacatagtgcactagggccctggtcaaacgttgTGCATTAcagagaatagggtgcatttgAAACCTACGTAGtctataacagaacagaacagagcccaTAACTGTCCATCTCCGTCCATTGTTTTACACCATATGAAAACAGAGAATGTTTTAGTGCAAACTAAACCCAACCGACACCAAAGTGCTGCCAGTTTTCTGGTGAAAACAGATAGACCTCTGTGTTTTGTTTGGCAGACAACTCAACCCCTGGCTCTATAGCCAAACATGTTCTGTCCCagccgagacacacacacacacacacacacacacacacacacacacacacacacacacacacacacacacacacacacacacacacacacacacactcaggcatatGCTTacgtgcacacacatgcacacgcacacacacgcacacacttttctctcctctccagagtTCAGAACCCTGTGGAGCCCGGGCACACTGGGCTTCAGACCCACAGAGAAGTCTCCGTCTGAGGAGGATATTAGAAGCAGAGACAGACTGAGGACTAGTTTGAACCcatgaacccacaaccttggctgGACCAGCAACTAGACCAGAAACCACCTACCCAAACACACACTCGCAGTACTCCTCACCCTGAAAGACAATTCATGAAATCCCAGCCATGCACCCAGCAGATGCTGGGCAGGTGTCTCTCTTTCCTGCCAAGCTGGGGGTGAAAACCACAAGCACTCTCTGAAATGCCTATGGCTAGCAtgaaataaattataaataaaaatTACCATGCAGGCGAGAAAGGGGCTGTGGTTTGTTACTCACAGCAGCTCCATGGTCGAGACACACTGAACACTGTACGTATGATGCTCTTCAGAGAGGACGACACTGAGagacgtacagtgcattcagaatgtattcagaccccttcactttttccacattttgttatgttacaaccttattcaaaAAATGTATTAAGTAGTTTTTTCCCCTTAAATTGTTTCCCCCACTGGAAGGCAGGCAGCGTGCCCCCGATGATGCGTTGGCTTAACCGCACCACCATGCGCAGAACCCTGTGCTTGCAGACGGTTCaatttccataccaggcggtgatacagccctacaggatgttctcaatggtgcatttcttcagcctccagaGGTTCCACCCACCTCTCCTAACAGATTCAAAAACAATGCCCACAGACCCTAAGGCTAAAAGACTTAGGGTCTTGCACCTTgcacaccacactgtctgtgtgaagggacAATTTTAGGTTGTGATGTGCActctgaggaacttgaagcttttgaccctctccactgcggcactgtcgatgtggatgggggcgtgaactctgctgtctcctgtagtccacgatcagctccttctttttgttgacgttgagtgagaggttattttcctggcaccactccgccagggctctcacctcctccctgtaggctgtctcgtcattgatggtaatcaggcctaccactgttgtgtcgtcagcaaacttgatgattgagttgaagaCGTGCGTagtcacgcagtcatgggtgaacaaggtgtagaggagggggctgagcatgcaccacTTTGGGGCCCCATGTTGAAGATCATCATGGCGGAAGTGTTgctgcctaccttcaccacttggggtcggcccgtcaggaagtcaaggaccAAGTTGCACGAGGAAGGGTTCAGACCCAAGCCCAGAACCTGAAGGctgagttatagtcaatgaatagcattcttacataggtgtttcTCTTATCCAggtgggacagggcagtgtgcagtgcaatcgcgatttcatcatctgtggatctgttgaagCGGTATGCGAATTTTAGTGGGTCTAGAttgtaaggtggaggtgatatggtcttgAACTAGCCTCTCAAAACAATTCATGATGagagaagtgagtgctatggggcgatagtcatttagttcagctaCCTACACTTTATTGGGTACAGGAACCATTGTGGACATCTTTTTTATAATGTAagcttaatttaactaggcaagtcagttaagaacaaaatcttatttacaatgacggcctacaccggccaaacccagacgacggtgggccaattgtgtgccgccctatgggattcccaatcacggtcggttgtgatacagcctggattcgaaccagggtgtctgtaatgaCGCCTTAAACACTGAGGCGGTGCCTtagatgcggtgccttagactgctgtgccactctaGAGCCCATCTTGAAACAAGCGGGGACAACAAactgggatatggagagattgaatatgtctgtcgGCGGCTCAACGTTGTTTTCCTCAAAGCAAGAAATGTATGTTTTTAGCTTACACAGGAGCGAGGTGTCAGTGTCCGCAACTTGGCTGGCTTTCCTTTTAAAATCCATGATTGTCTAGAGTCCCTGCCACAaggtctcatgtctgagccattgaattgtgactccactttgtccctgtactgtcgttttgcctctgattgccttacggaggtcatagctggtctgtttgtTCACGTCCATGTTCCCattcaccttgccatggttaaatgtggtggtttgcgctttcagatttgcacaaatgctgccatctatacACACTTTTTGGTTCGGTTAGGTTCTAATTGTCACAGTgtgaacaacatcctctatgcacttccttatGAACCCAgtcaccgagtcagtgtatacaTCGATAGTATTCTCAGAGGCGACCAgaaacatttcccagtccgcgtgatcaacaAATCTTGAAGTAATTGGTTAGACCAATATTTAACAGTCCTTaccactggtgcttcctgtttaATTTTCTGCCTATAAGTGGGGAGCAGTAGAATGGAGGTATGATCTGATTTGCcggagggagggcgggggagggctttgtagcCGTCCCAGAAGGGAGAGTAGCAATGATCAAGagtttgtgatgtgtgtgtagcacaGGAGATGTGTTGATTGAATTTCGGTAGCGTTTTCTTCAGATttcctttattaaagtccccagatacaataaatgcggcctcaggatatgcggtTTGCAGTTTGCACATAGTCCAGTGTAGTTTCTTGAGAGCCATCGCGGTGtcggcttggggggggggggtatacacgACAGTGACAATGAACGAAATTATCTCGGGAGGTAATGTGGTTGGCATTTGATGGTGAGGTATTCCAGATCAGGAGAATAAAacgacttgagttcctgtatgttaccacaatcacaccatgagttgttaatcacgAAACAAACCCCTCTGCCTCTCCCGCGCAATAGATGGAGAAACTTGTTGCCTGAATGGACAGGGACAatatatccagagagagccatgattccgttaAACAGAATATGGTATAGTccatgatgtctctctggaaggatattctcaccctgagctcatctactttattgtccagggactcaACTTTAGCGAGTAaaatactcggaagcggtggatggtatgCACGTCACCACTTATTCTTCCTCTTCTCTGTTGTCAGCGTTTTGGTGCAGCCCCGGGATGAATAGAGCTCACCCTGAAGTTAAAACAAAGGATCCAGGTCAGGGAAGTCGAATTTCTGCTTGAATTTTCTGGTGAGTGACCGCCGATCTAATGTCAAAAAGTTGTTTCGGCTGTGggtaataatacaagaaacattCTGAGCAAATTATATAACAAATAAAACAACTAAAAAAGGTAATGCTGCAAAGTTGGCAAGGAGCTAGAAATAGGGTGACTGTGTCTGTCATTACCATCTTGTCATTACCCTCTGTCATTACCATCTTGCCTTTACCCTCTGTCAGTGAGGTAGTGACCgcattgtctgtctgtcctaTTTTCCTGCCAGTccatccgcctgcctgcctgtttgcctgcctgttcgtctgcctgcctgtctcagCCTGGGCAACCTGACCAACAGGCAGAACGACCAAGCAGGCCGAGACAGGGCAGGGGAGCTGCCGTCTCTTCTCCAGTCTCtcttcacatctctctctccgcGTCGCTGCTGTTTTACGCCACATAGTTGGAGCCTGGAGGAAGAGGCTTATAGCTGCCAGACCCAGTCAGGGGCCATTGGACCCTCAGTTTGTTTT
Coding sequences within it:
- the LOC115165664 gene encoding serine/threonine-protein kinase fray2-like — its product is MVVGPTESHQNQQQTLLTDPLYGGVNQVHRRKRIEQGPRSRDRSRNRSRNRSRDRSRSRDRRSRSRDRSRERYRERSRDRYRFRDRSRDRSRDRSRNRSRNRSRERYRDRSRSRDRSRNRSRNRDDVDEVRFL